The region AGAACACGGCATTGATTTAACTCAGGTACAGGGGAGTGGAAAAGGTGGCCGCATCACAAGAAAGGATCTGTTGCAACTGATTGAGTCTGGTCACATACCTCAGACTTCAGGGGGGACACAAGAGAACCCCGCTCAAGACCAAACGGCGTCTGTAACAGCAAACCATAGCGGTCAACCTGAAGGCCACAAAGCTGCAACGACTCAACGTTCCCCTGAAGTCATGAGCGCAGAGGGAGATGTAGACATTCCTGTCTCTGGCGTACGCAAAGCGATCGCAGGGAAAATGCTGCAAAGTAAACACGAAGCACCGCACGCCTGGACAATGGTAGAGGTGGATGTGACGCATCTTGTGTCGTATAGAGAGCAAATGAAACAATCATTCAAGCAAAAAGAAGGCATTAATCTAACCTTCCTCCCCTTCTTTATAAAAGCGACAGTAGAAGCACTGAAAGAGTTCCCTATGATCAACTCTCAATGGGCAGGGGATAAAATTATTCAGAAAAAGGACATTAATATCTCCATTGCTGTGGCTACGGAAGATGCATTGTTCGTGCCCGTGATTCGACATGCGGATGAGAAGAGTATTAAAGGTATTGCCAGAGAGATTGATGATCTCGCTCGTAAAACGAGAGAAGGTAAGCTCAGCTCTGAGGATATGCAGGGTGGAACATTCACGGTAAACAACACAGGATCATTCGGGTCTGTACAATCCATGCCTATTATTAACTATCCGCAAGCGGCTATCCTCAGTGTCGAGTCTATTGTCAAACGTCCGGTGGTCGTCGATGGCATGATTGGTACAAGAGACATGGTTAACTTATGTATGTCTCTTGATCACCGCATATTAGACGGATTAATTTGTGGGCGTTTCCTACAACGGGTCAAACAGAAATTAGAAAACATGGGAGAGGGCACTAGTTTGTACTGATCCCTACTAAAAAATGCTGTTAAGGGCAGGTATGCACCTGTCCTTTTTCGGCTTTACAATACACCTATGAAACTGCTATATGAAATCAGACATGTGGGATGAAGGGATGTGCTGGAGGGTTTACCTACCGCCTTTATGAAGCCCTTCTTTCCCTCATGGTTTCAATAAAAAGAAGGCCTGACTAAGAGCGGCCGTAAGCACGTACCCAGCATCGCATTAAAACGAGTTAAAAGCCTATTTTTCAGCATCATGGGAGTGCGGAGCTTGCGCTTCTTAACCCAACACATTCGACGTAGAACTCTTTTCCTATATTTCCTACATTTATCGTTTCTTCTGTTCAGGTACTACGTTTGACAAGACGTAAGTCATATGCGTAGAGTTATATAAGAGATTGGAGTGAACGTCATGAGCCAAAGAGACACGACACGAAATAAAAATGAAAAACACTCAGCTTGGGAAGGCAATCAAATTAAAACCTACATATATACTCATAGACAGGCATACACGCCGATGTGGGAGGAACAAAAGCAATGGGTACAAGAGATTGATCAAAAATTAAAAGGCCCGGCGCTATTATTACTTGAACACGAGCATGTCTATACACTCGGTAGAGGTTCACATCTCGAACATTTGTTAATTTCCAGGGAAAAGTGTGATGCAGAAGGGATCGATCTCGTGGATATTGATCGTGGTGGAGATATTACTTACCACGGGCCGGGTCAACTGGTTGGTTATCCACTCATTCTACTTGATCGGTACGGCAATGATGCCCATTTGTATTTACGTCAATTAGAAGAAACGATGATACGTACACTAGCCACTTATGGCATTGAAGCGGGGCGTAAAGAGGAATATACGGGAGTCTGGGTTCAGGATGAAAAAGTAGCTGCCATTGGCGTTAAGTTTAATCGTGGCCGCCACTCGAAATCCTTTATTACCAGTCATGGTTTTGCATTGAACGTCAATACAAATCTAGACATGTTCAACTATATTGTGCCTTGTGGCATACGTGAGTTTGGTGTGACCTCAATGCAAAAGCTTTTAGGTCATCATGTGTCTATGTCTGCTGTGCAAGAAGAATATCAGAAACAATTTTTAGAGGTGTTCAATTTGCAGCATGTTGGTACCATTTCCGTAGACTAGCGGGCGTTACTCTGGTTCTAGTGCCTACAGTTGGGACAAGTGAGAACACAGCACAAAAACAAGTGAGGATACAACACAGGAACAATGAGGAGCCTTTCTGTCACAGAGAGAGGCTCTTTTGCTTTTTATAAATCTGAAAAAATCATAAATAAGAGCGGCTGGCTGAAACACATTCTGAGCCAAAAATAGGAAAATATCTAGTAAAATAGGAAAATATTAAGCGTTGATGTTGCTTAGGCCTTCTGTTTTAATGACCTTAAGCACTAATTTTATTGCGGTGTGAGCAATTTTATACATATGGGTCATTAGGGGAAAGCATCATAGCTAATTAATATTTTTTTGGAAAATGCATTAAATAAAAACCAACAGGAGGTCATGTAACTTGAAAAAAATGATAGTCACAGCAACAGCAGGATGTGTCTTAGCGTTAGGGAGTATGATGGCACCAGGTATTGGGGATGTGGCCGAAGCGTCTTCGGATGTGAGATATGCTGAGACGACAGCGGCACTGAATGGTAGATCTGGACCATCTTTAGATAGTAACGTCATTGGTGTAGTCCCTTCAGGTAAACGAGTGGAGGTACTAGAGATTGTGAACAGTAAATGGGTCAAAGCTCGTGCATACGGTAAAACGGGATACCTATCAACAAAATATCTAAAAGAAGTCAGTGGTGATACTGACAGTTCTTCTTCTGGTAGTGATAGTGACTTAGCTGACGACATTCTTAACACTGCAGCCAAGCAAAAGGGTACACCTTATCGCTTTGGGGCGCGCTCAGGACAAACGAGTCATTTTGATTGCTCCTCATTTACGCAGTACGCTTTTGGCAAACATGGCGTTGACTTACCGAGAAATTCTCGTCAACAATCCAAAGTAGGGACCACGATCACGTCTCGTTCCGACTTACAAAAAGGTGACCTCATCTTTTTCCGTACAGGTAACCGTTCAGACGGTGCGATTGATCATGTCGCTATTTACGCCGGTGGTGGAAAGATTATACACGCTCTTCCACGTGGTGGTGTTCAGGTCGATAACTTTAGCGGATTTTGGGTGAAATCGGCTGTTAAAGCGAAAAGAGTGCTAGACTAATTAAAAGAGTGTTAGAATAAATTAAGAGAGTGTTAGAGTAATCAAAAGAGTGCTAGACTGGTCTTGATCATATAAACTCAGCGTAGATAAAGAATAATACGCTACCCTTACTTTCAATTTTTGACGGTTAAGGGTAGCTTTTTTATTTATGAAGAGTAGACCTGTAGAATGGTAGATTGAAGCAGATTGCAAAAAACCGAGAATTTAGCCGATATATATAAGGAGACCTACCTCATTTATTGTCATTATGTTATAAATGTATAGTAAGAATAGGTAGGCGTCGTCGTTGAATACAGATTAGGAGGCAA is a window of Caldalkalibacillus salinus DNA encoding:
- a CDS encoding dihydrolipoamide acetyltransferase family protein yields the protein MATKVTMPQLGESVTEGTISKWLVQVGDTVKKYDPLCEVMTDKVNAEVPSSYAGTITEIVADEDETIEVGGLICYMQVEGEEPTDTSTDEASADNTQASSAEQQEKPLTNQQEAHKEADAHRSQADKSVGKKQRYSPAVVHLAQEHGIDLTQVQGSGKGGRITRKDLLQLIESGHIPQTSGGTQENPAQDQTASVTANHSGQPEGHKAATTQRSPEVMSAEGDVDIPVSGVRKAIAGKMLQSKHEAPHAWTMVEVDVTHLVSYREQMKQSFKQKEGINLTFLPFFIKATVEALKEFPMINSQWAGDKIIQKKDINISIAVATEDALFVPVIRHADEKSIKGIAREIDDLARKTREGKLSSEDMQGGTFTVNNTGSFGSVQSMPIINYPQAAILSVESIVKRPVVVDGMIGTRDMVNLCMSLDHRILDGLICGRFLQRVKQKLENMGEGTSLY
- the lipB gene encoding lipoyl(octanoyl) transferase LipB yields the protein MSQRDTTRNKNEKHSAWEGNQIKTYIYTHRQAYTPMWEEQKQWVQEIDQKLKGPALLLLEHEHVYTLGRGSHLEHLLISREKCDAEGIDLVDIDRGGDITYHGPGQLVGYPLILLDRYGNDAHLYLRQLEETMIRTLATYGIEAGRKEEYTGVWVQDEKVAAIGVKFNRGRHSKSFITSHGFALNVNTNLDMFNYIVPCGIREFGVTSMQKLLGHHVSMSAVQEEYQKQFLEVFNLQHVGTISVD
- a CDS encoding C40 family peptidase, with the protein product MIVTATAGCVLALGSMMAPGIGDVAEASSDVRYAETTAALNGRSGPSLDSNVIGVVPSGKRVEVLEIVNSKWVKARAYGKTGYLSTKYLKEVSGDTDSSSSGSDSDLADDILNTAAKQKGTPYRFGARSGQTSHFDCSSFTQYAFGKHGVDLPRNSRQQSKVGTTITSRSDLQKGDLIFFRTGNRSDGAIDHVAIYAGGGKIIHALPRGGVQVDNFSGFWVKSAVKAKRVLD